The following are encoded in a window of Brettanomyces bruxellensis chromosome 9, complete sequence genomic DNA:
- the PPH3 gene encoding phosphoprotein phosphatase PP4 catalytic subunit: MAEPQEADVDSIIDRLLDVRGSRPGKQVQLQEYEIRYLCTKAREIFIQQPILLELEAPIKICGDIHGQYYDLLRLFEYGAFPPEANYLFLGDYVDRGKQSLETICLLLAYKIKYPENFFVLRGNHECASINRIYGFYDECKRRYNIKLWKTFTDCFNCLPIAAIIDEKIFTMHGGLSPDLNTMEQIRRVMRPTDIPDVGLLCDLLWSDPDKDITGWSENDRGVSFTFGPDVVSRFLQKHDLDLICRAHQVVEDGYEFFSKRQLVTIFSAPNYCGEFDNAGAMMSVDESLLCSFQILKPAEKKKYGYAGQLPSSASQSKNKKKSLN, from the exons ATGGCGGAGCCACAAGAAGCCGACGTTGATTCAATTATTGACAGATTGCTCGATGTCAGAGGATCACGTCCAGGTAAACAGGTTCAACTTCAAGAATATGAAATTAGATACCTTTGCACAAAAGCACGAGAAATATTTATCCAACAACCCATTCTTTTAGAGCTAGAAGCACCAATTAAG atCTGCGGTGATATCCATGGTCAATATTATGATCTTTTGAGACTGTTCGAATACGGAGCATTCCCACCGGAGGCTAACTATCTATTTCTTGGAGATTACGTTGACAGAGGAAAACAATCATTGGAGACAATTTGCCTTTTACTGGCCTATAAAATTAAGTATCCAGAgaacttttttgttttgagagGAAATCATGAATGTGCATCGATTAACAGAATATATGGCTTTTATGATGAGTGCAAGAGACGTTATAACATTAAGCTTTGGAAGACATTCACAGATTGCTTTAACTGCCTTCCGATTGCTGCAATCATCGATGAGAAGATATTTACAATGCATGGTGGTCTTTCTCCAGATTTGAATACAATGGAGCAGATCAGAAGAGTGATGAGACCTACAGATATTCCTGATGTGGGTTTGTTGTGTGATCTTCTTTGGTCCGATCCGGACAAAGATATCACGGGATGGAGCGAGAACGATCGAGGCGTTTCTTTCACATTTGGTCCTGATGTTGTTTCTAGATTCCTTCAAAAACATGACTTAGACTTGATTTGTAGGGCACACCAGGTCGTTGAGGATGGATACGAATTCTTCAGTAAGAGACAGCTTGTGACGATTTTCTCCGCTCCTAACTACTGTGGTGAATTCGATAATGCTGGTGCCATGATGAGTGTGGATGAGAGTTTGCTTTGCTCGTTCCAGATATTGAAACCTGccgagaagaagaagtacgGATATGCTGGTCAACTACCTTCATCAGCGTCGCAATcgaaaaacaagaagaagtcGCTAAACTGA